The Aeromicrobium yanjiei DNA segment TCGTAATGAAAAGGTCGTCGGTTCGATTCCGACAGGCGGCTCCACCGCAGGTCTGTGACCTGCAGCGAAACAATGGCTACTGCCATTGGAAATCCCGTGGGACTCCCCGGTGCAACGGCGAGCTCGCCGCGATGCTCATTACGTCGCTCATCCCCGACTCGTCCGTCGTGGCCCGCGCGAGGCGTGTGGTGGCGCAGGTGCCCGGGGGATGTTGCGATGCCGGACGACGAGTGAGGGTTCTCGCGCCCCCAATGGTCATCATCATTGTAATGAATAAGACATCTGGGCTAGATTGCGTGAGATGTTCGCCGTGAGTCGCAAGAAGTTCGCCCCGCCGGAGTCGAGAGCACGGCGGGTGGATCGCTCAGCCGCAGGAGTGCTGGCCCGCGAGCGCTGGAGGTTCATGCCATGACATCTCTGTCGTACGATCCCGAGATCAAAGCCGTGCTGGAGCAGGCGGCTTCCGCTGGTCGCCCCGCCCCGCCGGCCCGCGGGGACTGGGAGTCGCTGCGCGCCCGCACCGAGATGCTGATGGCCGCGGTGGCGCCAGCGGCCCGCCCGCCTTCGGTGAGCGTTTCGAACTACTCGACCACGACCTGGGACGGCGACGAGCTCAGCCTGCGCTGGTACACCCGGGCGGGCTCGACCCCTGGCTCCGCCGTGGTCTATTCCCACGGGGGAGGGCTGGTGTGCGGCACCCTCGATCTCTACGACGCGATCATCTCCCGGTACGTCGAGTCCTCCGGAGTGCCGTTCCTCGCAGTGGAGTACCGGCGCGCACCGGAGGCTCGCGACACGAGCCTCACCAGGGATGTGTTCGCAGCGATCGTGTGGCTGCACGAGCATGCGAACGATCTGGGAGTCGATCCTGACCGTGTCGCCGTCATGGGTGACAGCGGCGGCGGCGCCCCTGCTGCCGGCGCCGCGATCATGGCGCGCGACCACGGTGTGCC contains these protein-coding regions:
- a CDS encoding alpha/beta hydrolase fold domain-containing protein, whose amino-acid sequence is MTSLSYDPEIKAVLEQAASAGRPAPPARGDWESLRARTEMLMAAVAPAARPPSVSVSNYSTTTWDGDELSLRWYTRAGSTPGSAVVYSHGGGLVCGTLDLYDAIISRYVESSGVPFLAVEYRRAPEARDTSLTRDVFAAIVWLHEHANDLGVDPDRVAVMGDSGGGAPAAGAAIMARDHGVPLARQLLIYPMLDDRNTVPDPTLEPLATWTYDNNFTGWSALLGEAIGTEDVSELAAPARAKDLSGVAPAYLDVGELDIFRDETINYARLLSACGVSVELHVHPGAPHAFEGLAPGAAVSQRVLEDRNWALTSL